The following are encoded in a window of Streptomyces sp. Go-475 genomic DNA:
- a CDS encoding DUF2520 domain-containing protein, protein MNTTPQPDPKDRPARLTVGVVGAGRVGPALAASLQLAGHRPVAVSAVSDASRRRAAQLLPDVPLMPPAEVLQRSDLVLLTVPDDALPDLVAGLADTGSVRPGQLLVHTSGRYGARVLDPALRAGALPLALHPAMTFTGTPVDVQRLAGCSFGVTAPEELRLAAEALVIEMGGEPEWISEENRPLYHAALALGANHLVTLVAQSMELLSAAGVAAPDRMLGPLLGAALDNALRSGDAALTGPVARGDAGTVAAHVTELRRHAPQTVAGYLAMARATADRALARGLLKPELAEDLLGVLAHGTDGTEGDAR, encoded by the coding sequence GTGAACACAACCCCACAGCCAGACCCCAAGGACCGCCCCGCGCGGCTCACCGTCGGCGTCGTCGGCGCCGGCCGCGTGGGACCCGCACTGGCCGCGTCCCTCCAGCTCGCCGGGCACCGCCCGGTCGCCGTCTCCGCGGTCTCCGACGCCTCCCGGCGCCGGGCCGCGCAACTTCTGCCCGACGTGCCGCTGATGCCGCCCGCCGAGGTCCTCCAGCGGTCCGACCTGGTCCTGCTCACGGTCCCGGACGACGCCCTGCCCGACCTGGTCGCGGGCCTCGCCGACACCGGCTCCGTCCGCCCGGGACAGCTGCTCGTCCACACCTCGGGGCGGTACGGCGCGCGGGTCCTCGACCCCGCCCTGCGCGCGGGCGCCCTGCCGCTCGCCCTGCACCCCGCCATGACCTTCACCGGCACGCCCGTGGACGTCCAGCGGCTGGCCGGCTGCTCGTTCGGCGTCACCGCGCCCGAGGAACTGCGCCTGGCCGCGGAGGCCCTCGTCATCGAGATGGGCGGCGAGCCCGAGTGGATCTCCGAGGAGAACCGGCCGCTCTACCACGCCGCCCTCGCGCTCGGCGCCAACCACCTGGTCACCCTGGTCGCCCAGTCCATGGAACTGCTGAGCGCGGCCGGCGTCGCGGCCCCCGACCGGATGCTCGGCCCGCTGCTCGGCGCGGCCCTGGACAACGCCCTGCGCTCCGGCGACGCGGCCCTCACCGGCCCGGTCGCGCGCGGCGACGCGGGCACGGTCGCCGCGCACGTCACGGAGCTGCGCCGGCACGCCCCGCAGACCGTCGCCGGCTACCTGGCGATGGCCCGCGCCACCGCCGACCGGGCCCTGGCCCGCGGCCTGCTCAAGCCCGAGCTCGCCGAGGACCTCCTCGGGGTACTCGCCCACGGGACCGACGGC